From Micromonospora rifamycinica, a single genomic window includes:
- a CDS encoding iron chaperone — MRERAAELRAEGKKGAKKADGMQAVLDRIAQMAPADRVLAERVHLTVTAAAPQLSPKTWYGMPAYANEDGKVVVFFQDAGKFNYRYSTLGFQEAAHLDDGDLWPVSYALRAWSPAVEKRVRELVTAAVS, encoded by the coding sequence ATGCGGGAACGCGCCGCCGAGTTGCGCGCCGAGGGGAAGAAGGGAGCCAAGAAGGCCGACGGGATGCAGGCGGTGCTGGACCGGATCGCCCAGATGGCCCCGGCGGACCGGGTGCTCGCCGAACGGGTGCACCTGACGGTCACCGCGGCCGCCCCGCAGCTGTCCCCGAAGACCTGGTACGGGATGCCGGCGTACGCGAACGAGGACGGCAAGGTCGTCGTCTTCTTCCAGGACGCCGGCAAGTTCAACTACCGGTACTCGACCCTGGGTTTCCAGGAGGCGGCCCACCTCGACGACGGCGACCTGTGGCCGGTGTCGTACGCGCTGCGCGCCTGGAGCCCGGCGGTGGAGAAGCGGGTCCGCGAGCTGGTGACGGCAGCGGTCTCCTGA
- a CDS encoding cytochrome P450 yields MGFSVSLDELLGDEVRRDPYPYYARLHELGEAAALPPTAPYAAVVHGYDAAHRVLRDPVFRVLDADHLDRSGLRWRDHPVIRTLQASMFNAPPDEHARLRQLFGQALTARRVAALEPAILRIADGLLDGLAEAGADGRPVDFMAAFALPLPSAVVGELLGVPQRDRDWFPSRVRAFDAVLEIGPRSFREIRAANAAAEELTGYFAALVAARRAEPRDDLVSALVRIRDEQPDQLTEAELSANLIVMYNAGFRTTANLFGNGLALLTARPAALAALRADPSLAPAYVEEILRYEPPVHFAVRYAAEDTEIAGVTVAKGRSVLVLTGAANRDPRRFTAPDSFDPSRRDNRHLAFSGGPHYCLGAALGRAEGRLVLPRLLDRFPGLTLAEAPGERRELMLRGHDRLPVHVVAPHTDRSVRTVRVDLAEPS; encoded by the coding sequence ATGGGTTTCTCCGTCTCCCTCGACGAGCTGCTCGGCGACGAGGTACGACGCGATCCGTACCCGTACTACGCCCGGCTGCACGAGCTGGGGGAGGCGGCCGCGCTTCCCCCGACGGCCCCGTACGCGGCGGTGGTGCACGGCTACGACGCCGCCCACCGGGTCCTGCGGGATCCGGTCTTCCGGGTGCTCGACGCCGACCACCTGGACCGGTCCGGCCTGCGCTGGCGCGACCACCCGGTGATCCGCACCCTCCAGGCCAGCATGTTCAACGCCCCGCCCGACGAGCACGCCCGGCTGCGCCAGCTCTTCGGCCAGGCGCTGACCGCCCGCCGGGTCGCCGCGCTGGAACCGGCCATCCTGCGGATCGCCGACGGGCTGCTCGACGGGCTCGCCGAGGCGGGTGCCGACGGTCGGCCGGTCGACTTCATGGCCGCGTTCGCCCTGCCGCTGCCCAGCGCCGTCGTCGGCGAGCTGCTCGGAGTGCCGCAGCGCGACCGGGACTGGTTCCCGTCCCGGGTCCGGGCGTTCGACGCCGTGCTGGAGATCGGGCCGCGCTCGTTCCGGGAGATCCGGGCCGCCAACGCCGCCGCCGAGGAGCTGACCGGCTACTTCGCCGCCCTGGTGGCCGCCCGGCGGGCGGAACCCCGCGACGACCTCGTCTCGGCCCTCGTCCGGATCCGCGACGAGCAGCCCGACCAGCTGACCGAGGCCGAGCTGTCGGCCAACCTCATCGTCATGTACAACGCCGGGTTCCGGACCACGGCGAACCTGTTCGGCAACGGGCTGGCCCTGCTCACCGCGCGGCCCGCCGCCCTCGCCGCGCTGCGCGCCGACCCGTCGCTGGCACCGGCCTACGTGGAGGAGATCCTGCGGTACGAGCCACCGGTGCACTTCGCGGTCCGCTACGCCGCCGAGGACACCGAGATCGCCGGGGTGACCGTCGCCAAGGGACGGTCGGTGCTGGTACTGACCGGGGCGGCCAACCGCGATCCGCGCCGGTTCACCGCGCCGGACTCCTTCGACCCGTCCCGCCGGGACAACCGGCACCTGGCGTTCAGCGGCGGGCCGCACTACTGCCTCGGTGCCGCGCTCGGCCGGGCGGAGGGCCGGCTCGTCCTGCCCCGGCTGCTGGACCGGTTCCCCGGGCTGACGCTCGCCGAGGCCCCCGGCGAGCGGCGTGAACTCATGCTGCGGGGCCACGACCGGCTGCCCGTGCACGTGGTCGCCCCGCACACCGATCGGTCGGTCCGCACCGTCCGGGTGGACCTTGCGGAACCGTCTTGA
- a CDS encoding RNA polymerase sigma factor: protein MSSGDDGAREQRFRRVHAATYPDLLRFVQRRVPPSEAEDVVSTVFLTAWRRLDDMPEDARPWLFAVARRTMANQTRSWLRRQALDVRLVTQDEPAYGDGTVDAAARIDLDRAWRSLRPDDREVLALVAFDGLTAGQAATVLGCRRSTFAMRLSRARERLRAALEPAAVRPHALTVLKEQQS, encoded by the coding sequence ATGAGCAGTGGTGACGACGGTGCCCGGGAGCAGCGGTTCCGTCGCGTGCACGCCGCGACGTACCCCGACCTGCTGCGGTTCGTCCAGCGGCGGGTTCCGCCCAGCGAGGCCGAGGACGTCGTGTCGACGGTCTTCCTCACCGCCTGGCGTCGACTCGACGACATGCCCGAGGACGCCCGGCCCTGGTTGTTCGCGGTGGCCCGCCGGACGATGGCGAACCAGACGCGCAGCTGGCTGCGGCGGCAGGCGCTGGACGTACGGCTGGTGACCCAGGACGAGCCCGCGTACGGCGACGGCACCGTCGACGCCGCTGCCCGGATCGACCTCGATCGGGCCTGGCGGAGTCTGCGGCCCGACGACCGGGAGGTGCTGGCGCTGGTGGCGTTCGACGGACTGACCGCCGGACAGGCAGCCACCGTGCTGGGGTGTCGCCGCTCGACGTTCGCCATGCGGCTGAGCCGGGCCCGGGAACGCCTCCGCGCCGCGCTCGAACCCGCCGCCGTCCGCCCGCACGCCCTCACCGTTCTCAAGGAGCAGCAGTCATGA
- a CDS encoding acyl carrier protein, whose amino-acid sequence MTDEIRAFLFAALTEMKYDISDADDDTVFGPAGLDVDSLGLAELAVRVEDRFGVTFDDDEAEALSMMTVGEFCRTVSLRIQPASAH is encoded by the coding sequence ATGACCGATGAGATCCGCGCGTTCCTCTTCGCCGCGCTGACCGAGATGAAGTACGACATCTCCGACGCCGACGACGACACCGTGTTCGGTCCGGCCGGTCTCGACGTGGACTCGCTCGGCCTCGCCGAGTTGGCGGTGCGGGTGGAGGACCGGTTCGGGGTGACCTTCGACGACGACGAGGCGGAGGCGCTGTCCATGATGACCGTCGGCGAGTTCTGCCGCACGGTGTCACTGCGGATCCAGCCCGCCTCGGCGCACTGA